The following coding sequences lie in one Corynebacterium humireducens NBRC 106098 = DSM 45392 genomic window:
- a CDS encoding AAA family ATPase codes for MFIRSLRVAPIEEDTYVTRIPVVRHLMQRESLRLTSPVTCFVGDNGSGKSTLIEAIAIAAGFDPGGGPLRDRAFRGQIHPTHSPLSRWLTLRGRDIPMRGYFLRAETHYDTVTVFDTLPDAEQSRHEMSHGESVMSILGEQIDGAGLYIFDEPESGLSVVRQMALVAEIYQAVRRGAQFIIATHSPIMLAIPDAAIIDITEEGLEETVYEEAEAVIATREFLEDPQGTIRYILE; via the coding sequence ATGTTCATCCGATCTCTGCGAGTGGCCCCCATCGAGGAGGACACCTACGTCACCCGGATCCCTGTGGTGCGTCACCTGATGCAGCGGGAGTCGCTCCGGCTGACCTCCCCGGTCACCTGCTTCGTGGGCGATAACGGTTCCGGAAAATCGACACTCATCGAGGCGATCGCCATCGCCGCCGGTTTCGACCCCGGCGGTGGCCCCCTCCGTGACCGGGCCTTCCGCGGGCAGATCCACCCGACGCACTCGCCGCTGTCCCGCTGGCTCACCCTGCGGGGCCGCGACATCCCGATGCGCGGCTACTTCCTGCGTGCGGAGACCCACTACGACACGGTGACCGTCTTCGACACGCTTCCCGACGCCGAGCAGTCACGCCACGAGATGTCGCACGGCGAGTCGGTCATGTCGATCCTCGGGGAGCAGATCGACGGCGCCGGCCTCTACATCTTCGACGAGCCCGAGTCCGGCCTGTCCGTGGTGCGGCAGATGGCACTGGTCGCGGAGATCTACCAGGCGGTGCGGCGGGGCGCACAGTTCATCATCGCCACCCACTCACCGATCATGCTGGCCATCCCCGACGCAGCGATCATCGACATCACCGAGGAAGGCCTCGAGGAGACCGTCTACGAGGAGGCGGAGGCGGTCATCGCCACCCGCGAGTTCCTGGAGGACCCGCAGGGGACGATCCGCTACATCCTGGAGTGA
- a CDS encoding IS5 family transposase encodes MPTVPPSARHDLTDAEWDLLVPLLPAPSRRGRPRTWDLRSLVNGIFFRIRTGCPWRDVHERYGPWWRVHDLFARLRANGVWENVHTRLLTHAQEKGKLSWEVSVDSTTTRGHIHAAGARKDSPLRHPGEPDHHGFGRSRGGWSTKIHVAIDADCGVLSFAITPGQAGDGPQMVRVLEKIRVPSATRGRPRKRPERVLADKAYSSRANRAWLRARGIKATISQPKDQVANRRRRGSAGGRPPAFDAVAYQRRNAVERGINRIKQHRGCATRFDKLAVHFEATVQLANIRYWLKRLS; translated from the coding sequence TTGCCTACTGTACCGCCCTCAGCACGCCATGACCTCACCGACGCTGAATGGGACCTGCTTGTCCCACTGCTACCGGCCCCGTCACGGCGGGGACGCCCCCGCACCTGGGACCTACGGTCCCTGGTCAACGGCATCTTCTTTCGCATCCGCACCGGCTGCCCGTGGCGCGATGTCCATGAGCGCTACGGCCCCTGGTGGCGGGTCCACGATCTGTTCGCCCGGCTGCGGGCCAACGGAGTATGGGAGAACGTGCACACCCGGCTGCTCACCCACGCCCAGGAGAAAGGAAAACTCTCCTGGGAGGTCAGCGTGGATTCCACAACCACCCGTGGACATATCCACGCCGCGGGTGCACGGAAAGACAGCCCCCTCCGCCACCCGGGGGAGCCGGATCATCATGGGTTCGGCCGCTCGCGGGGCGGGTGGTCGACCAAGATCCATGTGGCCATTGACGCTGACTGCGGGGTGCTGTCCTTTGCGATCACCCCAGGTCAAGCCGGTGATGGTCCACAGATGGTGCGGGTACTGGAGAAAATCCGGGTGCCGTCCGCCACGCGTGGTCGGCCGCGGAAACGACCCGAGCGGGTGTTGGCGGACAAGGCGTATTCCTCACGGGCGAACCGGGCGTGGTTGCGGGCGCGGGGGATCAAGGCGACGATCTCCCAGCCGAAGGACCAGGTCGCCAACCGTCGGCGCAGGGGGTCGGCCGGTGGCCGACCCCCTGCCTTCGATGCCGTGGCTTACCAGCGGCGTAATGCCGTGGAGCGGGGTATCAACCGGATCAAGCAGCATCGTGGGTGTGCCACGCGTTTCGACAAGTTAGCGGTGCATTTCGAGGCCACGGTGCAGTTGGCGAATATCCGCTACTGGCTGAAACGACTTTCGTAA